In the Sediminibacter sp. Hel_I_10 genome, one interval contains:
- a CDS encoding YSC84-related protein yields MKFLKSITILSVILMSYGAVAQSDKDQSTMADANDAKAKLLSEDASLQTFFDNSAGYVIFPNVGKGGLIVGASAGNGVLYENGTAQGMAKLKELSVGLQAGGQAIIEIIFFKDEAALNSFKDGDFEFSAGVSAVVLKSGKAKAAKYKDGVAVFALPKAGLMAEASVGGQKFDYTAL; encoded by the coding sequence ATGAAATTTTTAAAATCAATTACCATACTCAGTGTTATATTGATGAGTTATGGCGCTGTTGCACAAAGCGACAAGGACCAAAGCACTATGGCAGATGCCAACGATGCCAAAGCAAAATTACTTTCAGAAGATGCTTCACTGCAAACCTTTTTTGATAACTCGGCAGGTTATGTCATTTTCCCAAACGTAGGTAAGGGCGGACTCATTGTTGGCGCCTCTGCAGGAAACGGTGTTCTTTATGAAAATGGCACAGCCCAAGGCATGGCTAAATTAAAAGAGTTGAGTGTTGGACTTCAAGCAGGTGGCCAAGCCATCATTGAAATTATCTTTTTCAAGGACGAAGCTGCTCTAAATTCTTTTAAAGATGGTGATTTTGAGTTTTCTGCTGGAGTTTCGGCGGTTGTTTTAAAATCGGGCAAAGCTAAAGCGGCTAAATACAAAGACGGTGTTGCTGTGTTTGCGCTACCTAAAGCTGGACTTATGGCAGAGGCTTCTGTAGGAGGTCAAAAATTTGACTATACTGCGCTTTAA